One genomic window of Desulfovibrio subterraneus includes the following:
- a CDS encoding class I SAM-dependent methyltransferase: MNDRILADVPVDYLEFGVAQGDSLRRWVNINQHPQSRFFGFDTFEGLPEAWFDNKVGAFSNNGAFPSINDARITYHKGLFQKTLRPFLSSYRQQNRMVIHLDADLHSATLYTLMNLDPYIKPGTVLIFDEFIAEHEFAAFYQWSTSCYRDWKIVAARNDYLKLAIEILR; the protein is encoded by the coding sequence GTGAATGACCGCATTCTCGCAGATGTGCCGGTGGATTATCTTGAATTTGGTGTAGCTCAAGGAGACAGCCTTCGCAGGTGGGTCAATATCAATCAACACCCGCAGTCGCGCTTCTTTGGCTTCGACACGTTCGAAGGTCTGCCCGAGGCTTGGTTTGACAACAAGGTGGGCGCATTCAGCAACAATGGAGCTTTCCCGTCCATTAACGACGCACGTATAACCTACCACAAAGGGTTATTTCAAAAGACGTTGCGTCCCTTCCTCAGCAGCTATCGCCAGCAAAATCGCATGGTGATCCATCTTGATGCCGACCTTCACTCTGCAACGCTCTACACCCTCATGAATCTGGATCCCTACATCAAGCCCGGAACCGTCCTGATTTTTGATGAATTCATAGCGGAACATGAATTTGCCGCATTCTATCAATGGAGCACAAGCTGCTACCGGGACTGGAAGATTGTAGCGGCGCGGAACGATTATCTCAAATTAGCCATAGAAATTCTTCGCTAG
- a CDS encoding AMP-binding protein, giving the protein MEQFEIREKTLGQILDETIAKYPDNDAVIYVDRDYRLTYKQFGAVVDDLARGLMALGVQHGEKVAVWSTNVPYWVALQFATAKIGAVLLTINTNYRKSELQYLLTQSECENLFIMDGFRDHDYVQTIFDIIPELKTQPRGKLQCESLPHLKRVMFLGVEKHRGMYSVPEIMAMKAMCTEQEYLERQQALSPHDVVNMQYTSGTTGFPKGVMLSHLNIGLNGYWIGRNQNFTSKDRLCLPVPLFHCFGCVLGVLAAVNHGAALVILESFSPVHVMASIDQEKCTALYGVPTMFLAVLEHKIFDKFDYSSLRTGIMAGSVCPAPLMRRVIEKMNMREITICYGLTEGSPVMTQTLCDESFERRTQTVGRHMPGIEVMVMDPETGEECPRGVQGEVVCRGYNVMKGYYNMPEATEKAVDPQGWLHSGDLGTMDEEGYVVITGRIKDMIIRGGENIYPREIEEFLYGMPAVQDVQVVGVPSRKYGEEVGAFIIPKEGCEVTPEDIRDFCRGQIAWHKVPRHIAFVTEYPMTASGKIQKFKLREMAGELFPEAMK; this is encoded by the coding sequence ATGGAACAGTTCGAGATCCGAGAAAAAACGCTCGGCCAGATTCTGGACGAGACCATAGCGAAATATCCCGATAACGATGCCGTCATTTACGTGGACCGTGACTACCGCCTCACCTACAAGCAGTTCGGTGCCGTGGTGGACGATCTTGCGCGCGGCCTTATGGCCCTTGGCGTGCAGCATGGCGAAAAGGTGGCCGTATGGTCCACCAACGTGCCCTACTGGGTGGCCCTGCAGTTTGCCACGGCCAAAATCGGTGCGGTGCTGCTCACCATCAACACCAACTACCGCAAGAGCGAGCTGCAGTATCTGCTCACCCAGTCCGAGTGCGAAAACCTGTTCATCATGGACGGGTTCCGCGACCACGACTACGTGCAGACCATCTTCGACATCATTCCGGAGCTGAAGACCCAGCCCCGGGGCAAGCTGCAGTGCGAATCGCTGCCGCACCTCAAGCGGGTCATGTTCCTTGGTGTGGAAAAGCACCGCGGCATGTATTCCGTGCCGGAAATCATGGCCATGAAGGCCATGTGCACCGAGCAGGAATACCTTGAGCGCCAGCAGGCGCTTTCGCCCCACGATGTGGTGAACATGCAGTATACGTCCGGTACCACCGGCTTCCCCAAGGGGGTCATGCTCTCTCACCTCAACATCGGCCTGAACGGATACTGGATCGGCAGGAACCAGAACTTCACCAGCAAAGACCGCCTGTGCCTGCCGGTGCCGCTCTTCCACTGCTTCGGCTGCGTGCTGGGCGTGCTGGCGGCCGTGAACCACGGTGCCGCCCTTGTCATTCTCGAGAGCTTCAGCCCCGTGCATGTCATGGCGTCCATTGATCAGGAAAAGTGCACCGCGCTGTACGGCGTGCCCACCATGTTCCTTGCCGTGCTCGAGCACAAGATTTTCGACAAGTTCGACTACAGCTCGCTGCGCACAGGCATCATGGCCGGTTCCGTCTGCCCCGCACCGCTCATGCGCCGGGTCATCGAAAAGATGAACATGCGCGAGATCACCATCTGCTACGGCCTTACCGAAGGCTCGCCGGTTATGACTCAGACCCTGTGCGACGAAAGCTTTGAACGTCGCACCCAGACCGTTGGCAGACACATGCCCGGTATTGAAGTGATGGTCATGGACCCCGAAACCGGCGAAGAGTGTCCCCGCGGCGTGCAGGGCGAAGTTGTCTGCCGTGGCTACAACGTCATGAAAGGCTACTACAATATGCCCGAGGCCACGGAAAAAGCCGTGGACCCGCAGGGCTGGCTGCATTCCGGCGACCTCGGCACCATGGATGAGGAAGGCTATGTGGTCATCACCGGCCGCATCAAAGACATGATCATCCGGGGTGGCGAGAACATCTACCCCCGCGAGATCGAAGAATTCCTCTACGGCATGCCCGCAGTGCAGGACGTGCAGGTAGTCGGCGTACCCAGCCGTAAATACGGCGAAGAAGTGGGGGCCTTCATCATTCCCAAGGAAGGATGCGAGGTTACTCCGGAAGACATACGCGACTTCTGCCGTGGCCAGATTGCATGGCACAAGGTGCCGCGTCACATAGCCTTTGTGACGGAATACCCCATGACTGCGAGCGGCAAGATACAGAAGTTCAAGCTGCGCGAGATGGCCGGGGAGCTGTTCCCCGAAGCGATGAAATAG
- a CDS encoding PAS domain-containing sensor histidine kinase: MQEKLISKRAYSPVSIFKGKSISRDLTVSLMVMILLVVATTLSWQYMRNSQEMLHEVEGKADEYITRLSDILSVPIWNFDTRTIDQIGTVFAQYDLVNEVRILDPLGKVLFSTVKRDDPDARVFRERDVMYEGEIIGHATVVLSLAEYKRDLGRLVTTNLLALGGVLTVILVATGILLRIYLRRPLEVLLEGVNQVAKGDFGFDFSVIQNAELGMIAENFSVMAKEVAAREKQLVEINRQLQGQIRERERAEAALRLSEERYSLVVTATNDGIWDWDLNTDEVYFSPRWKAIIGYQDSEIPNDLDEWQGRMHPADLDRVLRAHEDYLAGVTEQFEVEYRLRHKDGEYRWVLGRGICVRDDSGDPYRMAGAHTDITQRKLAERELWETKNTLDNILNSMPSIIVSVDKDARITQWNKTAEEATGILAAEAYSRPFTEVLPGYKMLLSHIKESIATGTNISMEKEPVTEGERTRYFDIIIYPVVTRGEFSAVVRLDDVTDRFRIEEMMVQTEKMLSVGGLAAGMAHEINNPLGGILQGAQNIRRRVSLDFPANHKAAEEAGCSMESVRTYLENRGIIRFLDGIHESGRRAANIVSNMLEFSRRSEARRTSVNLGELVDKTIELAANDYDLKKKYDFRHIDIVRNYDPALPQVLCSPQEIEQVLLNLLKNAAQAMPERGEREDPPQIIVSTSYDRGRARIDVADNGPGMDEETRKRVFEPFFTTKAVGEGTGLGLSVSYFIITTNHDGQFTVDAEVGRGTTFTILLPLEGK, encoded by the coding sequence ATGCAGGAAAAACTCATTTCCAAACGCGCATACTCTCCGGTGAGTATTTTTAAGGGTAAATCCATTTCGCGCGATCTGACAGTCAGTCTCATGGTCATGATTCTGCTTGTCGTTGCAACGACCCTTTCCTGGCAATACATGCGAAATTCGCAGGAAATGCTGCATGAAGTCGAAGGAAAGGCCGATGAATACATTACCCGCCTGTCCGACATCCTTTCTGTTCCCATCTGGAACTTTGATACCCGTACCATAGATCAGATAGGCACCGTGTTCGCGCAGTATGATCTGGTGAACGAGGTGCGCATTCTCGACCCGCTGGGCAAGGTGCTCTTTTCCACGGTAAAGCGTGATGATCCCGACGCACGTGTTTTTCGCGAGCGCGATGTCATGTACGAAGGCGAGATTATCGGCCATGCCACCGTGGTGCTTTCCCTTGCCGAATACAAGCGCGATCTGGGCCGTCTGGTCACCACAAACCTGCTGGCGCTCGGCGGTGTGCTCACCGTTATCCTTGTGGCAACGGGTATTCTGCTGCGCATTTATCTGCGCCGCCCGCTCGAAGTGCTGCTGGAAGGGGTCAATCAGGTTGCCAAGGGTGACTTCGGCTTCGATTTCAGCGTGATACAGAACGCTGAACTGGGCATGATTGCGGAAAACTTTTCGGTCATGGCCAAGGAAGTGGCGGCCCGTGAAAAACAGCTGGTGGAGATAAACCGCCAGTTGCAGGGGCAGATTCGTGAGCGCGAACGTGCGGAAGCTGCGCTGCGCCTGAGCGAAGAACGCTACTCCCTTGTTGTTACGGCGACCAACGACGGTATCTGGGACTGGGATCTCAATACCGACGAAGTCTATTTTTCTCCCCGCTGGAAGGCCATTATCGGCTATCAGGACAGCGAGATTCCCAACGATCTTGATGAGTGGCAGGGACGCATGCATCCCGCCGATCTGGACAGGGTGCTGCGTGCGCACGAGGACTATCTGGCCGGAGTGACGGAACAGTTTGAGGTGGAATACCGTCTGCGTCACAAAGACGGTGAATATCGCTGGGTTCTGGGACGCGGTATCTGCGTGCGCGACGATTCCGGCGACCCCTACCGCATGGCGGGGGCGCACACCGATATTACACAGCGCAAGCTTGCCGAACGCGAGCTGTGGGAAACCAAGAACACGCTGGACAACATCCTCAACTCCATGCCCTCCATCATTGTGAGTGTGGACAAGGATGCACGCATCACCCAGTGGAACAAGACTGCCGAGGAGGCAACGGGCATTCTGGCAGCAGAAGCCTATTCCCGTCCCTTCACCGAGGTGTTGCCCGGCTACAAGATGCTGCTTTCCCACATCAAGGAATCCATTGCCACGGGTACAAACATCTCCATGGAGAAAGAGCCTGTCACCGAAGGCGAGCGGACCCGTTACTTCGACATCATCATCTACCCCGTGGTCACGCGGGGCGAATTCTCCGCAGTTGTCCGTCTGGACGACGTGACTGACCGTTTCCGCATCGAGGAAATGATGGTGCAGACGGAGAAAATGCTTTCCGTCGGCGGGCTTGCCGCAGGCATGGCACACGAAATCAACAACCCGTTGGGCGGTATTCTGCAGGGCGCCCAGAACATCCGCCGCCGCGTGTCACTCGATTTTCCGGCCAACCACAAGGCGGCCGAAGAAGCGGGCTGCAGCATGGAGAGTGTCCGCACGTATCTTGAAAATCGCGGCATTATCCGCTTCCTTGACGGCATTCACGAATCAGGCAGACGCGCTGCGAATATCGTGAGCAACATGCTGGAATTCAGCCGCCGCAGCGAGGCCCGCAGAACGTCTGTGAATCTCGGTGAGCTGGTGGACAAGACCATAGAGCTTGCCGCCAACGACTATGATCTGAAAAAGAAATATGACTTCCGCCACATTGATATCGTGCGGAATTACGACCCTGCCCTGCCGCAGGTGCTCTGTTCGCCGCAGGAAATAGAGCAGGTGCTGCTCAACCTGCTCAAAAACGCGGCGCAGGCCATGCCCGAACGGGGAGAGCGCGAAGACCCGCCGCAGATTATTGTATCCACCAGTTATGACAGAGGGCGCGCCCGTATCGACGTGGCGGACAACGGTCCCGGCATGGATGAAGAAACCCGTAAGCGCGTATTTGAGCCTTTCTTCACCACCAAGGCGGTGGGCGAAGGCACGGGCCTCGGGCTTTCCGTTTCCTACTTCATCATCACCACCAATCATGACGGGCAGTTCACAGTGGATGCAGAGGTGGGAAGGGGAACTACCTTCACCATTCTGTTGCCACTGGAAGGAAAGTGA